One Spinacia oleracea cultivar Varoflay chromosome 4, BTI_SOV_V1, whole genome shotgun sequence DNA segment encodes these proteins:
- the LOC110801481 gene encoding chaperonin-like RbcX protein 2, chloroplastic produces the protein MVGAFSLLTSPVIDSPHTCPCICLDTMSSSSMNLKNSGDIGLGRKSTGKKQSRSRQIGSLELSSSFVDSGKEFLGIVNERSSRKLRKVRSPVIVSELGGQYEDGFEDVKTQLLNYFTYKATRTVLTQLYEMNPTHYQWLYNFLVANKPGDGKVFIRNLGKERQDLAERIMVTRLHLYGKWIKKCNHAEIYQFISDENLALMREKLLETIVWPSDDTNTEKIG, from the exons ATGGTGGGAGCTTTCTCTTTACTAACTTCCCCTGTCATAGATTCTCCACATACTTGTCCCTGTATTTGTTTGGATACTATGAGTTCATCTAGTATGAATCTCAAGAACAGTGGAGATATTGGTTTAGGAAGGAAATCAACTGGTAAAAAACAATCAAGGAGCAGACAGATTGGATCATTGGAGCTGAGTAGCTCTTTTGTTGATTCTGGGAAAGAATTTCTGGGAATTGTGAATGAGAGAAGCTCAAGAAAGCTAAGGAAAGTTAGAAGCCCTGTGATTGTCAGTGAACTTGGAGGACAGTATGAGGACGGTTTCGAGGATGTCAAGACG CAATTACTCAACTATTTTACATACAAAGCTACAAGGACTGTCCTAACCCAGCTTTACGAAATGAACCCCACTCATTATCAGTGGCTCTATAA TTTTCTCGTTGCTAACAAGCCTGGAGATGGGAAAGTCTTCATCCGCAACCTTGGGAAG GAAAGGCAAGATCTTGCAGAAAGAATAATGGTAACACGCCTTCATTTATATGGAAAATGGATTAAG AAATGTAACCATGCTGAAATATATCAGTTCATATCAGATGAAAACTTGGCGTTGATGCGTGAAAAATTATTGGAGACAATTGTATGGCCTTCAGATGACACAAACACAGAAAAAATTGGTTAA
- the LOC110801495 gene encoding uncharacterized protein codes for MPTSATNNRPEDLIVRLSSPENQTKFKALRELKNQIIGNRTKKLTYVKHGVVVPTVVNSLSSNDSSVVVQASAVIGSFACGVDDGVKAVLDAGAFSLLFGLVSHSDAKVVDAAARSLKMIYQSKLAPKYDFLSTEKMCFLISLLNSEGENLTGLGATIITHSCQINAEQKALCDAGILKKLLDLLEGSLTQRDASLEALAAVFRNNPDGNSVFVEADGGRAFRIVCELTKDKYPRTRLLASMCLIALWNTSPCHPRDVGLRTKLIHILLELLDDPGQVGDEAPFALSSLIVGKEDLQKLAFEADVIDKMSKLLKKDSLQAKRLQGIFLALADVCSKLEVCRAKFLSLEVLKLAAEALNHDCCEVRIAACMCLRSVSRSVKNLSAGVFMNELVMIPLIQLLNDASAAVQVAALSALSNVLVEFTMRKSTFLQYGGVKQLFHLSTSMDSTVRLNAIWSLKNLIFQAENQFKEGIFMELTPSTLWSLISDHEPAVQEQAICFVRNLVDGSVDSIEYIFSEEAIIFHAIVRQLRSASKSEVCIQGMYVLANVATGNEFHKEAVLQQLLPPVGSDDQSVLIKLLQSSDDRLRTATVWTVVNLTFPSSPGAYSRLLKLRNAGVYSQIKNMANDSCLDVKLRVRTALGQSIACVDNST; via the exons ATGCCGACTTCAGCGACGAACAACCGGCCGGAAGATTTAATTGTCCGACTTTCATCGCCGGAAAATCAGACGAAGTTCAAAGCACTAAGAGAATTGAAGAATCAGATCATCGGAAATCGCACGAAGAAGCTAACATACGTAAAACACGGCGTTGTAGTACCGACCGTAGtgaattctctctcctcaaatgaTTCATCCGTCGTCGTTCAAGCGTCGGCTGTTATCGGAAGCTTCGCATGTGGTGTTGATGATGGTGTTAAGGCCGTGCTCGATGCCGgcgctttctctctcctctttggtcTGGTCTCTCATTCCGACGCTAAG GTTGTGGATGCTGCTGCTCGATCATTAAAAATGATTTATCAGTCAAAGTTGGCCCCTAAGTATGATTTTCTTTCAACGGAAAAGATGTGCTTTCTTATTTCGCTATTGAATAGTGAAGGTGAGAATCTTACAGGGCTCGGTGCTACTATTATAACGCATTCATGCCAGATAAATGCAGAGCAGAAGGCGTTGTGTGACGCTGGCATCTTAAAGAAGCTTTTAGATCTTCTGGAAGGTTCTCTGACACAGAGAGATGCTAGTTTGGAGGCTCTAGCCGCTGTTTTTAGGAATAATCCTGATGGGAATTCAGTGTTTGTTGAAGCCGATGGTGGGAGAGCTTTCAGGATTGTATGTGAACTGACAAAAGATAAGTATCCTCGGACAAGACTTTTGGCCTCCATGTGCTTGATTGCTTTGTGGAACACTTCACCATGTCATCCGCGAGATGTCGGACTCAGAACAAAGCTGATACATATACTGCTTGAGCTTCTTGATGATCCTGGTCAAGTTGGCGATGAAGCTCCTTTTGCTTTGTCCAGTTTGATTGTTGGAAAAGAGGATCTACAAAAATTAGCCTTTGAAGCAGATGTTATTGACAAAATGAGCAAGCTTCTAAAGAAAGACTCATTGCAAGCTAAACGTTTACAGGGGATTTTCTTGGCTCTTGCTGATGTATGCTCAAAGTTGGAAGTCTGCAGGGCAAAGTTTTTATCTCTTGAG GTCCTCAAGTTGGCAGCTGAGGCATTAAATCATGACTGCTGTGAAGTACGGATTGCGGCTTGCATGTGTTTGCGGAGTGTTTCTCGGTCAGTCAAG AATTTGAGTGCAGGTGTTTTCATGAATGAACTGGTCATGATTCCATTGATACAGCTTCTAAATGACGCATCAGCTGCTGTCCAG GTTGCAGCACTAAGTGCTTTAAGTAATGTACTGGTGGAATTTACAATGCGTAAGTCAACCTTTCTTCAATACGGAGGTGTCAAACAACTTTTTCATCTGTCGACATCAATGGATTCTACTGTCAGGTTGAATGCCATATGGTCTTTGAAAAACCTGATCTTCCAGGCTGAGAACCAGTTTAAAGAGGGAATCTTTATGGAGCTGACACCTTCTACGTTGTGGAGTCTCATATCTG ATCATGAGCCTGCAGTCCAAGAGCAAGCCATCTGTTTTGTGCGCAATCTTGTCGACGGGAGCGTTGACTCTATCGAGTATATCTTCAGTGAAGAAGCTATCATATTCCACGCCATTGTAAGACAACTGAGGAGCGCTTCCAAGTCCGAAGTCTGCATTCAG GGAATGTATGTACTTGCAAATGTAGCAACTGGAAACGAATTCCACAAAGAAGCAGTACTACAGCAACTTCTCCCACCAGTTGGTAGTGATGACCAATCTGTTTTAATCAAGCTTTTGCAGAGCAGTGATGATAGGTTACGTACAGCAACTGTTTGGACTGTGGTAAATCTCACTTTTCCCAGCAGCCCTGGCGCATATAGCCGGCTTCTCAAGCTACGTAATGCTGGTGTATATTCTCAGATAAAGAATATGGCGAATGATTCCTGCCTTGATGTTAAG CTTCGTGTGAGAACTGCATTGGGGCAGTCGATTGCGTGTGTTGACAACTCTACCTAG
- the LOC130459396 gene encoding cyclin-dependent protein kinase inhibitor SMR15 has translation MAPPPTSITRRKTQKPSTSPTTTTATRRIMTRSIYKKEQLLLLNQEKKTPHSSSKKGYNRQFFDENESNNFIHNGKRNTSNENESNNVIHNGKRNTSNENESNNVIHNGKRNTSRNNNSLNSSNNNNNNDVLCTTPKSEKYKIPEINTCPPAPKKPRNSTCLFQKRRPITFFAHPDLDKFFMFATPMRDIKV, from the coding sequence atggcACCACCACCAACAAGTATCACAAGAAGAAAAACCCAAAAACCATCAACatccccaacaacaacaacagcaacaagaAGGATTATGACTAGGAGTATTTACAAGAAAGAGCAATTGCTATTACTCAACCAAGAGAAGAAAACCCCTCATTCTTCTTCAAAGAAAGGTTATAATCGTCAGTTTTTCGACGAGAATGAATCGAACAACTTCATCCACAACGGAAAAAGAAACACCAGCAACGAGAATGAATCAAACAACGTCATCCACAACGGAAAAAGAAACACCAGCAACGAGAATGAATCAAACAACGTCATCCACAACGGAAAAAGAAACACCAGCAGAAACAACAACAGTTTGAATAGCagtaataacaacaacaacaacgatgTTCTTTGCACAACACCAAAGTCGGAGAAATACAAGATACCAGAAATCAATACTTGTCCACCAGCACCAAAGAAGCCAAGAAATAGTACATGTTTATTTCAAAAAAGGAGGCCAATTACCTTTTTTGCTCATCCTGATTTAGACAAGTTCTTCATGTTTGCTACCCCAATGAGAGATATCAAGGtttga
- the LOC110801486 gene encoding uncharacterized protein, with protein MFYNRGGYGDYPDGREMGPKRQRLMDQGSSYYGASPGYGASTAYGASNAYGASPGSSIMYNPSPYTGYVSQLPPFPVVRLRGLPFDCTEADVQEFLRGLDLVDILFVHKGGRFSGEAFCVLGYPMQVDFALQRNRQNVGRRYVEVFRGKRHDYYKAIANEVSDASGVSPRRGSRAKSHDEGKEQLEHTGILRLRGLPFSARREDIKNFFKDFVLADNVIHITYNSAGRPSGEAFVEFPGPEDSRAAMVKDKMTLGSRYVELFPAFREEMDEAIAKGRANSQDDLNEPVKHTGVLKLRGLPFSATKEEIIEFFNGFVLTEDSVHITSMPDGRPTGEAFVEFAGPEDSEAAMEKDRKSLGSRYIELFASSQEDLSEALSKGQ; from the exons ATGTTTTACAATCGAGGAGG ATATGGAGACTACCCTGATGGGCGAGAAATGGGTCCAAAGAGACAACGGTTGATGGACCAGGGATCTTCTTATTATGGGGCTTCACCTGGGTATGGGGCCTCAACTGCATATGGAGCTTCAAATGCCTATGGAGCCTCACCTGGTTCTAGTATCATGTATAATCCTTCTCCGTATACAGGGTATGTCAGCCAACTTCCCCCATTTCCCGTTGTCCGACTCCGTGGTCTACCCTTTGACTGTACCGAGGCTGATGTTCAAGAGTTTCTTCGTGGTCTTGACCTTGTTGATATCCTCTTTGTTCACAAAGGTGGTCGGTTTTCTGGCGAAGCGTTTTGTGTTCTGGGGTATCCTATGCAGGTAGATTTTGCCCTCCAAAGAAATAGACAGAATGTTGGTAGGAGATATGTAGAGGTTTTCCGAGGTAAGAGGCATGACTATTACAAGGCTATTGCAAACGAGGTTTCGGACGCTAGTGGTGTTTCTCCACGTAGAGGTTCTAGAGCAAAGTCACATGATGAAGGAAAGGAACAGTTAGAACACACGGGAATATTAAGATTAAGAGGTTTGCCCTTTTCAGCTAGAAGGGAGGATATCAAGAACTTCTTCAAAGATTTTGTTCTTGCAGATAATGTCATTCATATCACGTACAATTCTGCTGGAAGACCATCTGGGGAAGCTTTTGTGGAGTTTCCTGGTCCAGAGGATTCTAGGGCCGCCATGGTTAAAGACAAAATGACTCTTGGTAGTCGGTATGTTGAGCTATTTCCTGCATTTCGGGAAGAGATGGATGAAGCAATTGCTAAAGGAAG GGCCAATTCTCAAGACGACCTAAACGAGCCAGTGAAACATACAGGAGTCTTAAAATTGAGGGGATTGCCCTTTTCAGCTACAAAGGAGGAGATTATTGAATTTTTCAATGGATTTGTATTGACAGAAGATTCAGTCCACATTACTTCAATGCCTGATGGGAGGCCAACTGGTGAAGCTTTCGTGGAGTTTGCGGGCCCCGAAGATTCAGAGGCTGCAATGGAAAAAGACAGAAAGAGCCTCGGAAGTCGCTACATCGAGCTCTTCGCCTCGTCACAGGAAGACCTAAGTGAGGCACTCTCAAAGGGACAGTGA